Proteins found in one Vallitalea guaymasensis genomic segment:
- a CDS encoding glycosyltransferase family 2 protein: MPYYSFIILCFNNNELTKQAIETLINSLEDTYIDQGIEIIVVDNGSVDSTEEVVKNIILSNIKQKIEIVYVGLMENMGYPVGINIGLSHCRGEIIGVLNNDLIFPNNWFNGLAEVLETDETIGVAAPYLSYAYGIQRTDVRFNSIDEINAFSKEFISKNKGKITYITRVIGACMIIKRQVLEEVGGNDFFFGMGHYDDDDWCLRIRIAGYKIAVVGSSFVYHMGSKTFKTVKENINHFVSINKSKFYRKWKLTKDKNIDGVYIDREEYIKKNPYVQSRDYIPSKYTKYQICEDTFGNKKGNKILFTADWENGYSKWKEKLEGIIKNHEYDRIHLWIPSNYFNYYNVVNSIKMNFLRKLDSNNIKNIIYVEENIKHMDILEFINEFDGVIKIEEDFVNKYIVYLADKLRKKIYL, translated from the coding sequence ATGCCTTATTATAGTTTTATAATTTTATGTTTCAACAATAATGAACTTACCAAACAAGCTATTGAGACATTAATAAATTCTTTAGAAGATACTTATATTGATCAAGGTATAGAGATAATAGTTGTTGATAATGGTTCTGTTGATTCAACTGAGGAAGTAGTAAAAAATATTATATTGTCTAATATCAAGCAGAAAATTGAAATAGTATATGTAGGATTAATGGAAAATATGGGATATCCAGTGGGAATAAATATTGGTTTATCTCATTGTAGAGGAGAAATAATAGGTGTACTGAATAATGATTTGATTTTCCCTAATAATTGGTTTAATGGGTTAGCAGAAGTCTTAGAAACTGATGAAACAATAGGTGTCGCTGCTCCATATCTATCATATGCGTATGGTATACAACGAACTGATGTAAGATTCAATTCCATAGATGAAATAAATGCTTTTTCCAAAGAGTTTATTAGTAAAAATAAAGGAAAAATAACCTATATAACAAGGGTCATAGGAGCATGTATGATTATCAAGAGACAGGTTCTAGAAGAAGTTGGGGGAAATGATTTTTTCTTCGGAATGGGACATTATGATGATGATGATTGGTGCTTAAGGATAAGAATAGCTGGATATAAGATTGCGGTAGTAGGTAGCTCATTTGTATATCATATGGGCAGTAAAACTTTTAAGACAGTAAAAGAAAACATCAATCATTTTGTTTCCATTAATAAAAGTAAGTTCTACAGAAAATGGAAATTGACCAAGGATAAAAATATAGATGGTGTGTACATAGACAGAGAAGAGTATATTAAGAAAAATCCTTATGTTCAAAGTAGAGATTATATACCTAGCAAATATACCAAATATCAAATCTGTGAAGATACTTTTGGGAATAAAAAAGGGAATAAAATATTGTTTACTGCAGATTGGGAGAATGGATATTCTAAGTGGAAAGAAAAACTGGAAGGAATAATCAAAAATCATGAGTATGATAGAATTCATTTATGGATTCCAAGTAATTATTTTAACTATTATAATGTAGTTAATTCTATTAAAATGAATTTTTTGCGAAAACTTGATTCTAATAATATAAAGAATATTATATATGTTGAGGAAAATATCAAGCATATGGATATTTTGGAGTTTATCAATGAATTTGATGGTGTTATAAAGATTGAAGAAGATTTTGTTAACAAGTATATAGTGTATCTAGCAGATAAATTAAGAAAAAAAATATATTTATAA
- a CDS encoding glycosyltransferase family protein gives MNDKRVAFIICVNNDDLYQKAVKYINGLLVPDGFVTEIVDIRNQKSMTSGYNKGMISTDAKYKIYLHQDVFITNKNFIVDIIEIFNRDVDIGLIGVIGSKYIPADGIWWKSNKKRGKVYDSHRGKIELLNFQGNSKTDELVSGIDGLIMITQYDIPWREDIFTGWHFYDISQCLEFIRKGYKIAVPYQEEPWCIHDCGIVNLYNYDRYRLILLKEYKKELKS, from the coding sequence ATGAATGATAAAAGAGTAGCATTTATTATATGTGTCAATAATGATGATTTGTATCAGAAAGCTGTAAAATATATTAATGGTCTATTAGTTCCTGATGGTTTTGTTACAGAAATTGTGGATATAAGAAATCAAAAAAGCATGACAAGTGGATATAATAAAGGAATGATAAGTACAGATGCAAAATATAAGATTTATCTTCATCAAGATGTATTCATAACAAATAAGAATTTCATAGTTGATATAATAGAGATTTTTAATAGGGATGTAGATATAGGTCTAATAGGTGTAATTGGATCAAAATATATTCCAGCTGATGGAATCTGGTGGAAATCTAATAAAAAGAGAGGAAAAGTATATGATAGTCATAGAGGCAAAATAGAATTATTGAATTTTCAAGGTAATAGTAAAACTGATGAGTTAGTAAGTGGGATAGATGGTCTGATTATGATAACTCAATATGATATACCATGGAGAGAGGATATTTTCACTGGCTGGCATTTCTATGATATATCACAATGCTTGGAATTCATAAGAAAAGGTTATAAAATAGCAGTTCCATATCAGGAAGAACCTTGGTGCATTCATGATTGCGGTATTGTAAATCTATATAATTATGATAGATATAGATTAATATTATTGAAAGAATATAAGAAGGAATTAAAATCATGA
- a CDS encoding collagen-like domain-containing protein, protein MSKTHDGHPCSNKYKYCKDADKETCIDYLSYCCNDDILFQCKKEKDKDGCIVCTPVKLCIKGPLGKQGPPGPRGPRGPRGPRGPEGPEGERGPTGERGPKGERGPRGPRGPEGERGPKGKRGKRGPTGPTGPTGPTGPTGPTGPMGPTGPTGPTGPMGPTGPMGPTGPMGPTGPMGPTGPMGPTGPMGPTGDTGPAGPTGDTGPTGDTGPAGPTGDTGPTGDTGPAGPTGDTGPTGDTGPTGDTGPTGDTGPTGDTGPTGDTGPTGPTGDTGPTGDTGPTGDTGPTGDTGPTGDTGPTGDTGPTGDTGPTGDTGPTGDTGPTGDTGPTGDIGPTGDIGPTGDTGPTGDTGPTGDTGPTGDTGPPGAGLCECCVEPWDKFIDNLIDLGILTVDFATTTQMPRTNQNPLTQVVNHITEIGDFIIPICQLVGLMFTINTTEITEAELIEGLTTPTTPIPGECECCEAPLREELVELQSITVNIDTLADGGFDNIQNLTIVDVGLGIVLVKPPGAGVMQDYFALTICKIADVERA, encoded by the coding sequence TTGAGTAAAACACATGATGGTCATCCATGTTCTAATAAATATAAATATTGTAAGGATGCTGATAAAGAAACTTGTATAGATTATTTGTCATATTGTTGCAATGATGATATTTTATTTCAATGTAAGAAAGAAAAAGATAAGGATGGCTGTATTGTTTGTACCCCAGTTAAATTATGTATAAAAGGTCCACTAGGGAAACAAGGACCACCGGGTCCAAGGGGACCACGAGGTCCAAGAGGTCCAAGAGGACCAGAGGGCCCAGAAGGAGAAAGAGGCCCAACAGGAGAAAGAGGTCCAAAAGGAGAAAGAGGTCCTAGAGGGCCAAGAGGTCCAGAAGGAGAAAGAGGTCCAAAAGGTAAAAGAGGTAAAAGAGGACCAACGGGTCCAACAGGTCCAACGGGACCAACCGGTCCAACGGGACCAACCGGTCCAATGGGACCAACGGGACCAACGGGACCAACGGGTCCAATGGGTCCAACGGGACCAATGGGTCCAACGGGTCCAATGGGACCAACGGGACCAATGGGTCCAACAGGCCCAATGGGACCAACAGGTCCAATGGGACCAACGGGAGATACCGGTCCAGCAGGTCCAACAGGAGACACCGGACCAACAGGAGATACTGGTCCAGCAGGCCCAACAGGAGACACCGGACCAACAGGAGATACCGGTCCAGCAGGCCCAACGGGAGATACCGGCCCAACAGGAGATACCGGTCCAACGGGAGATACCGGTCCAACAGGAGACACTGGCCCAACGGGAGACACCGGCCCAACGGGAGACACCGGTCCAACAGGTCCAACGGGAGATACCGGTCCAACAGGAGACACCGGCCCAACAGGAGACACCGGCCCAACAGGAGACACCGGCCCAACAGGAGACACCGGCCCAACAGGAGACACCGGTCCAACGGGAGATACCGGTCCAACAGGAGATACCGGCCCAACAGGAGATACCGGTCCAACGGGAGACACCGGTCCAACGGGAGACATCGGCCCAACGGGAGACATCGGCCCAACAGGAGACACTGGCCCAACGGGAGACACCGGCCCAACGGGAGACACCGGTCCAACAGGAGACACTGGCCCACCGGGAGCAGGTTTATGTGAATGTTGTGTTGAACCATGGGATAAATTTATTGATAATCTAATTGATTTAGGCATCTTAACAGTTGATTTTGCAACAACTACTCAAATGCCACGTACAAATCAAAATCCATTGACACAAGTAGTTAATCATATTACTGAAATAGGAGATTTTATTATTCCTATATGTCAGTTAGTAGGATTAATGTTCACAATAAATACAACTGAAATTACAGAAGCAGAATTGATAGAAGGTTTAACAACACCAACAACACCAATTCCTGGAGAATGTGAATGTTGTGAAGCTCCATTGAGAGAAGAATTAGTTGAACTACAAAGTATTACTGTTAATATTGATACACTTGCTGATGGTGGATTTGATAATATTCAAAATCTTACAATAGTTGATGTTGGTCTTGGTATAGTTTTAGTAAAACCTCCAGGAGCAGGTGTTATGCAAGATTATTTTGCACTTACTATATGTAAAATAGCTGATGTTGAGAGAGCTTAA
- a CDS encoding glycosyltransferase, giving the protein MKKTNVLAFCFKTIPSAIMGIIKPLQLLQKQQLLNFVYKESRHVSNEDISIADVIICIRGAEQLDVDKITLGKNKGKYLIYFLDDDLLNIGGLSRSYNKAYFERKDIKNNIKSIMDICHCLWTTNKNIAEKYKLSFEKVSVTNAPALLLKYDKPDIMGHDNLNETITIGFAGGTDHKTYFNQMMYRPFQSIINKYGYKIKFEIIGFKNYSMKNIPITVFPYRENYEQYVSFLLSRKWDIAVAPLNNTEFHSCKYFNKFLEYSSIGATGIYSNVEPFTYIVKNGENGLLVDNNTIEWTNGLMYLIDNKEKRLDISRNAYEFVKNNFDINKVAAEICSSIPHLVNYEKIRINGDGDKK; this is encoded by the coding sequence ATGAAAAAAACTAATGTTTTAGCCTTCTGCTTCAAAACAATACCATCTGCTATTATGGGAATAATAAAACCTTTGCAACTTTTACAGAAACAACAATTACTCAATTTTGTTTATAAAGAGAGTAGGCATGTCTCTAACGAGGATATTTCCATAGCAGATGTAATAATATGTATTAGGGGAGCAGAACAATTAGATGTTGATAAGATTACTTTAGGTAAAAATAAGGGGAAATATTTAATCTATTTTTTAGATGATGACTTACTGAATATAGGTGGTTTATCTAGGTCATATAATAAAGCATATTTTGAAAGAAAAGATATAAAGAATAATATAAAATCAATAATGGATATATGTCACTGCTTATGGACCACCAACAAAAATATAGCAGAAAAATACAAACTTTCTTTTGAAAAAGTAAGTGTCACGAATGCTCCTGCATTATTATTGAAATATGATAAACCTGATATTATGGGACATGATAACCTAAATGAAACAATAACAATTGGTTTTGCAGGGGGAACAGATCATAAAACATATTTTAATCAAATGATGTACAGACCTTTTCAATCAATAATTAATAAATATGGTTATAAGATTAAGTTTGAGATAATTGGATTCAAGAATTATTCTATGAAAAATATCCCTATAACTGTATTTCCATACAGGGAGAATTATGAACAATATGTTTCTTTTTTGCTTTCAAGAAAATGGGATATTGCAGTTGCACCATTAAATAACACTGAATTTCATTCCTGTAAATATTTTAATAAATTTTTAGAATATAGCTCAATAGGAGCTACAGGAATATATTCTAATGTGGAACCATTTACATATATTGTTAAAAATGGAGAAAATGGATTATTGGTTGATAATAATACCATTGAATGGACAAATGGTTTGATGTATTTAATTGATAATAAGGAAAAAAGATTGGATATAAGTAGAAATGCATATGAATTCGTAAAAAATAATTTTGATATTAATAAAGTAGCAGCTGAGATATGTTCAAGCATACCTCATTTAGTTAACTATGAAAAAATAAGAATTAATGGTGATGGGGATAAAAAATGA
- a CDS encoding DegT/DnrJ/EryC1/StrS family aminotransferase, with protein sequence MSIQLFVPTFRVEECLEEIKECLEKGWTGLGYKTIEFEKKWKEYTNLPNAHFINSATVGLHLAVKIFKSECKWEDGDEIISTPLTFISSNHAIAYENLKVVFADVDKYLCLDPVDVRKKITNKTKAIMYVGLGGNTGQYKEIVKICKEYNLKLILDAAHMSGTRLDGEIVGKEADVIIYSFQAVKNLPTADSGMICFKEEKYDELARKLAWLGINKDTYTRSLNKETYKWRYDVDYLGYKYHGNSIMASIALVQLRYLDMDNAYRRQLASWYDEAFKYHKNLIRPIPVAKGCECSRHLYIIEVNNRDELIIALNLNKIYPGVHYRDNTEYSMYSYGKGSCPNAHKLCTRILSLPMHMRLTKEDVNEISSKVIKLASSVKEG encoded by the coding sequence ATGTCAATACAATTATTCGTACCGACCTTTAGGGTGGAAGAATGCCTTGAAGAAATAAAAGAATGCCTGGAAAAAGGTTGGACAGGGTTAGGATATAAAACTATAGAATTTGAGAAGAAATGGAAAGAGTATACTAATCTTCCTAATGCTCATTTTATAAATTCTGCTACAGTAGGACTTCATTTAGCAGTAAAAATATTTAAGAGTGAGTGTAAATGGGAAGATGGTGATGAGATTATCTCAACTCCATTGACGTTTATATCTTCTAACCATGCCATTGCTTATGAAAATCTGAAAGTAGTATTCGCTGATGTAGATAAATATCTATGTCTAGACCCTGTAGACGTAAGAAAAAAAATAACCAATAAAACAAAAGCTATCATGTATGTAGGTCTAGGTGGAAATACAGGACAGTATAAGGAGATAGTGAAAATATGTAAAGAGTACAATTTGAAATTAATATTGGATGCGGCACACATGAGTGGTACAAGACTAGATGGTGAGATTGTGGGGAAAGAAGCAGATGTTATTATTTATTCTTTTCAAGCAGTCAAGAATCTACCAACTGCAGATTCTGGAATGATATGCTTCAAAGAAGAAAAATACGATGAATTAGCAAGAAAATTAGCATGGTTAGGTATAAATAAAGATACGTATACTCGTTCACTAAATAAGGAGACCTATAAATGGAGATATGACGTAGATTATTTGGGATATAAATACCATGGTAATTCCATAATGGCTAGTATAGCATTGGTTCAGCTAAGATATTTGGACATGGATAATGCTTATAGAAGACAGCTTGCATCATGGTATGATGAGGCTTTCAAATACCATAAAAATCTAATTAGACCAATACCTGTAGCAAAAGGATGTGAATGTTCTAGACATTTGTATATCATAGAAGTAAATAATAGAGATGAATTGATAATAGCTCTAAACCTTAATAAGATCTATCCAGGAGTACATTATAGAGATAACACTGAATATAGTATGTATTCTTATGGAAAGGGTAGTTGTCCCAATGCTCATAAATTATGTACAAGGATTCTATCTCTTCCAATGCATATGAGATTAACTAAGGAAGATGTCAATGAAATTTCTTCCAAGGTAATAAAATTGGCTAGTAGTGTCAAGGAGGGCTAG
- a CDS encoding nucleotide sugar dehydrogenase, which translates to MKHDYVINEDNINLRPIGIEDLQSVVLWRNRNSVRKWFINDNLIELEKQMDWFKKYLNTPNDYIFIIEEDKELKQAVGMVALYNIKDDEAEFGRFFIGVDEARGKGLGVKVVKMICQFAMERLKLQKVYLEVLENNIAARSVYEKCGFRFCYQYEANNKSLLRMEFSKMNTEIISVIGLGYVGLPLAVTFAERGKNVVGFDVNDNKIKLYKQGKDPTNEIGEERLSNINNLEFTSDPKKLKQSRFHIIAVPTPITPEKVPNLEPVKSATKIVGDNLKKGSIIVFESTVYPGVTEDICVPILEEQSGLAYKKDFWVGYSPERINPGDKIHTVDKIKKVVSGCDEKTLDIIAEKYSIITDAGVFKASSIKVAEAAKVIENSQRDINIAFINEIAIIFDKMGIDTREVLEAANTKWNFLDFAPGLVGGHCIGIDPYYLTYKAQQLDYRPEVILSGRRINDNMGKIIAEKTIKKLIENNQKVKDARVLVMGLTFKEDVPDLRNSKVKDVIDELLKYDINVIITDPVADKDEVYKDYNLEQTDLDNVTDIDAIIVCVAHRYYREINLEALKKYFDSNITYPILIDVKGIYDKKKADRIFNYWRL; encoded by the coding sequence TTGAAACATGACTATGTTATTAATGAAGATAATATTAATTTACGGCCAATTGGTATAGAAGACCTTCAATCAGTTGTTTTATGGAGGAATAGGAATTCTGTAAGAAAATGGTTTATAAATGATAATTTAATAGAACTGGAAAAACAAATGGATTGGTTCAAAAAGTACCTGAATACTCCTAATGACTATATATTTATTATAGAGGAAGATAAAGAACTTAAACAAGCTGTAGGTATGGTAGCCCTATACAATATTAAAGATGATGAAGCCGAATTTGGAAGATTTTTTATAGGAGTAGATGAAGCTCGAGGTAAAGGTTTAGGTGTTAAGGTTGTAAAGATGATTTGCCAATTTGCTATGGAAAGGTTAAAGTTGCAAAAGGTATATTTAGAAGTACTCGAGAATAATATAGCGGCCAGGAGTGTTTACGAGAAATGTGGTTTCAGGTTCTGCTATCAATACGAGGCTAATAATAAGAGTTTATTGAGAATGGAGTTTTCTAAAATGAACACAGAAATTATTTCAGTAATTGGCTTAGGTTATGTGGGACTTCCACTAGCAGTTACATTTGCTGAAAGAGGAAAGAATGTAGTAGGATTCGATGTTAATGATAATAAGATAAAACTATACAAACAAGGTAAAGACCCAACTAATGAAATTGGTGAAGAACGGTTAAGTAATATAAATAATCTAGAATTTACTTCAGACCCCAAAAAACTGAAACAATCTAGATTTCATATAATAGCTGTTCCCACACCAATTACTCCAGAAAAAGTTCCTAATCTTGAACCAGTTAAAAGTGCAACAAAGATAGTAGGAGATAATCTAAAAAAAGGTTCTATTATTGTATTTGAATCAACTGTATATCCAGGAGTTACAGAAGATATTTGTGTACCTATATTAGAAGAACAATCAGGGTTAGCATATAAAAAAGATTTTTGGGTGGGGTATTCACCAGAAAGAATTAATCCAGGAGATAAAATACATACAGTAGATAAAATAAAAAAAGTAGTTTCCGGCTGTGATGAAAAGACTCTTGATATCATAGCAGAAAAATATTCTATAATAACAGATGCAGGTGTCTTTAAAGCTTCTTCAATAAAAGTTGCAGAAGCAGCTAAAGTCATAGAAAACTCCCAGAGAGATATTAATATAGCATTCATAAATGAGATTGCAATAATATTTGATAAAATGGGAATTGATACTAGAGAAGTACTGGAGGCAGCCAATACCAAATGGAATTTTCTTGATTTTGCTCCAGGACTTGTTGGAGGACATTGTATTGGAATCGACCCTTATTATCTAACATACAAAGCTCAACAACTGGATTATAGACCAGAAGTTATTCTATCTGGAAGAAGAATAAATGATAACATGGGTAAAATCATTGCAGAAAAAACCATAAAAAAACTGATTGAGAATAATCAAAAAGTTAAAGATGCCAGAGTATTAGTTATGGGGTTGACATTTAAAGAAGATGTGCCGGACTTAAGAAATTCCAAAGTGAAAGATGTAATAGATGAATTATTGAAATACGACATTAATGTAATAATAACTGATCCAGTAGCTGATAAGGACGAGGTATATAAAGACTATAATCTTGAACAAACGGATTTAGACAATGTTACTGATATTGATGCAATCATTGTATGTGTAGCTCATAGATATTATAGAGAGATCAATCTAGAAGCCTTGAAAAAATATTTTGATTCCAATATTACTTATCCTATTTTAATTGATGTAAAAGGAATTTATGATAAGAAAAAGGCAGATAGAATCTTTAATTATTGGAGATTGTAA